One genomic segment of Streptomyces sp. RerS4 includes these proteins:
- a CDS encoding sporulation protein, producing the protein MSRELREPNEKLGAVLALAGISNAGLARRVNDLGAQRGLTLRYDKTSVARWVSKGMVPQGAAPHLIAAAIGAKLGRPVPLHEIGLADADPAPEVGLAFPRDVGAAVRSATDLYRLDLAGRRGGGGIWQSLAGSFSVSAYATPASRWLISPADSSVAREPAGAPQQRHAQPHASASAPEQPQQAAARPASASTAAVGRGAAPSRAVSSRQSAPPRQSAVVPAQGLVPAQPGPETGQPPPAHAPSPSPAPAPAALTSLSSDASPQRVGHSDVTKLREAAEDARRWDSKYGGGDWRSSMVPECLRVDAAPLLLGSYTDEVGRALFGATAELTRLAGWMAFDTGQQEAAQRYYIQALRLARAAADVPLGGYVLASMSLQATYRDFPDEGVDLAQAAVERNRGLATARTMSFFRLVEARAHAKAGDSVAAGAALRAAEGWLERSREGDADPSWLGFYSYDRFAADAAECYRDLKLPRQVRRFTEQALSRPTEEYVRSHGLRLVVSAVAELESGNLDAACAAGTRAVEVAGRISSARTNEYVRDLLHRLEPYGDEPRVAELRERARPLLVAPA; encoded by the coding sequence ATGTCCAGGGAGCTCCGCGAGCCCAACGAGAAGCTCGGCGCCGTCCTCGCCCTCGCCGGCATCAGCAACGCCGGCCTGGCCAGGCGGGTGAACGACCTCGGCGCGCAGCGCGGGCTGACGCTGCGGTATGACAAGACCTCGGTCGCCCGGTGGGTGTCGAAGGGGATGGTGCCGCAGGGCGCGGCCCCGCACCTGATCGCCGCCGCCATCGGGGCGAAGCTGGGGCGGCCGGTGCCGCTGCACGAGATCGGGTTGGCGGACGCCGACCCCGCGCCGGAGGTGGGTCTGGCCTTCCCGCGCGACGTCGGGGCGGCGGTGCGTTCGGCGACGGACCTGTACCGGTTGGACCTCGCGGGGCGTCGTGGGGGTGGCGGGATCTGGCAGTCGCTCGCCGGTTCCTTCTCGGTGTCGGCGTACGCGACGCCCGCGTCGCGCTGGCTGATATCTCCCGCCGACAGCTCGGTGGCGCGCGAGCCCGCGGGGGCGCCGCAGCAGCGGCACGCTCAGCCGCACGCATCCGCATCCGCGCCGGAGCAGCCGCAGCAGGCCGCCGCCCGCCCGGCCTCCGCGTCGACGGCCGCCGTCGGGCGCGGCGCCGCACCGTCCCGCGCCGTGTCGTCGCGGCAGTCCGCCCCGCCGCGGCAGTCCGCCGTTGTCCCCGCTCAGGGCCTTGTGCCCGCCCAGCCCGGACCCGAAACCGGGCAGCCCCCGCCCGCGCACGCCCCCTCCCCCTCCCCCGCTCCGGCGCCCGCGGCGCTCACGAGCCTGTCGTCGGACGCCTCCCCGCAGCGCGTGGGCCACAGCGACGTGACGAAGCTGCGCGAGGCGGCCGAGGACGCGCGCCGCTGGGACTCCAAGTACGGCGGCGGGGACTGGCGTTCGTCGATGGTGCCCGAGTGCCTGCGGGTGGACGCGGCGCCGCTGCTGCTCGGCTCCTACACGGACGAGGTGGGGCGCGCGCTGTTCGGGGCCACCGCCGAACTGACCCGGCTCGCCGGCTGGATGGCCTTCGACACCGGCCAGCAGGAGGCGGCCCAGCGGTACTACATCCAGGCCCTGCGCCTGGCCCGCGCGGCCGCCGACGTACCGCTCGGCGGGTACGTCCTGGCCTCCATGTCCCTCCAGGCCACCTACCGCGACTTCCCCGACGAGGGCGTGGATCTCGCCCAGGCCGCCGTCGAGCGCAACCGGGGCCTCGCCACCGCCCGCACCATGAGCTTCTTCCGCCTCGTCGAAGCCCGCGCCCACGCCAAGGCGGGCGACTCGGTCGCCGCCGGCGCGGCGCTGCGGGCGGCCGAGGGCTGGCTGGAACGCTCCCGGGAGGGGGACGCGGATCCGAGCTGGCTCGGTTTCTACTCGTACGACCGTTTCGCGGCGGATGCGGCGGAATGCTACCGGGACCTGAAACTCCCGCGTCAGGTCCGCCGGTTCACCGAGCAGGCCCTCTCCCGCCCCACGGAGGAGTACGTACGCTCCCACGGACTGCGGCTGGTCGTCAGCGCGGTCGCCGAGCTGGAGTCGGGCAACCTCGACGCGGCGTGCGCGGCCGGCACCCGGGCCGTGGAGGTCGCGGGCCGCATCTCCTCGGCGCGCACGAACGAGTACGTACGGGACCTGCTGCACCGGCTCGAACCGTACGGGGACGAACCGCGCGTCGCGGAGCTGCGCGAGCGGGCCCGGCCGCTGCTGGTGGCCCCCGCGTAG
- a CDS encoding asparagine synthase-related protein, giving the protein MRWLVGWSSIAANFGTAGRVSGGPAAHGAGVSGPTGHGPSGYGASGYGPSGYGPSGYGPYADPPRGGLADAAHPDDPAAPDAERTVHPVGAQLLWGDPDPLWAVGDWRPDEIRTVTADPADPFTRLAVLGCCGATDAELRRALYAARGGALRHLTEWSGSYTAVVQAGRRITVLGDLAGARPVFYTPWAGGTAYATAALPLADLIEAQLDIGHLAALLACPDSPEALGDGTPYVGVRRIPPGHTLILREGSREITGYEPVASLAVAAPEADPEGAVEGVREALVDAVRARLTAPRHAPETLAPDPGPVPGMGPADRRAARGAPAPGVGADLSGGSASATLALLAAGLPGAPGTLPGSGSRLLAVTFNDLATPQGREPELERAHAIAADPRLHHVVVAAAAEALPYAELDGPLTDEPGPSLVSAARERRRLAAGSADHFTGHGARQVLDAHPARMADLLLDRRRRHLLRPVAALARSAPEGPLLVPFSVYSAARRLARTPYRAGIEAAAARLREGGVGAGVGAGPTGPVDASLAALTWSRPGPAARWLTGEALAEVSIRLAAAAGRPPLSLRPGEARARAVLARHAADHRVFEQAVEVRSQRLHAPFLDNQVVRAARALPESLRVQPGARAAILRGVLASAGVRELPPGWGATTHTPNETATRLGLRAALPELLALFHAPLLADAGLIDTRAVRQALTDAAEGLPVPLDGLAELVSMELWLRRLLSRRGTCWTGTTTPRRRAFPHPPSHLPRLTAR; this is encoded by the coding sequence GTGCGCTGGTTGGTCGGGTGGAGCAGTATCGCCGCGAACTTCGGCACGGCCGGACGCGTATCCGGGGGCCCCGCGGCGCACGGCGCGGGCGTATCGGGCCCGACCGGCCACGGCCCGTCCGGTTACGGCGCCTCCGGTTACGGCCCGTCCGGTTACGGCCCGTCCGGTTACGGCCCCTACGCCGACCCCCCGCGCGGCGGCCTCGCCGACGCCGCCCACCCCGACGATCCGGCCGCCCCGGACGCGGAACGCACCGTCCACCCCGTCGGCGCGCAACTCCTGTGGGGCGACCCCGACCCCCTCTGGGCCGTCGGCGACTGGCGCCCCGACGAGATCCGCACCGTCACCGCCGACCCCGCGGACCCCTTCACCCGCCTCGCCGTCCTCGGCTGCTGCGGCGCCACCGACGCCGAACTGCGCCGCGCCCTGTACGCCGCGCGCGGCGGCGCCCTGCGCCACCTCACCGAGTGGTCCGGCAGCTACACGGCCGTCGTCCAGGCCGGCCGCCGCATCACCGTCCTCGGCGACCTCGCGGGCGCCCGCCCCGTCTTCTACACCCCCTGGGCGGGCGGCACCGCGTACGCCACCGCCGCCCTCCCCCTCGCCGACCTCATCGAGGCGCAGCTCGACATCGGCCACCTCGCCGCCCTGCTGGCCTGCCCCGACAGCCCCGAAGCCCTCGGCGACGGCACCCCGTACGTCGGAGTCCGGCGCATCCCGCCCGGCCACACCCTGATCCTGCGCGAGGGCTCCCGCGAGATCACCGGCTACGAGCCCGTCGCCTCCCTCGCCGTCGCCGCCCCCGAGGCCGACCCCGAGGGGGCGGTCGAGGGCGTACGGGAAGCGTTGGTCGACGCGGTGCGCGCCCGGCTCACGGCTCCCCGGCATGCCCCCGAGACCCTCGCCCCCGACCCCGGACCCGTGCCCGGAATGGGCCCCGCCGACCGGCGCGCCGCCCGGGGCGCCCCCGCGCCCGGCGTCGGCGCCGACCTGTCGGGCGGCAGCGCCTCCGCGACGCTCGCCCTGCTCGCCGCAGGCCTGCCCGGCGCCCCCGGCACCCTGCCCGGCAGCGGCTCCCGCCTCCTCGCCGTCACCTTCAACGACCTCGCCACCCCCCAGGGCCGCGAACCCGAACTCGAACGCGCCCACGCCATCGCCGCCGACCCCCGCCTGCACCACGTCGTCGTGGCCGCCGCCGCCGAGGCCCTCCCCTACGCCGAACTCGACGGCCCCCTCACCGACGAACCCGGCCCCTCCCTCGTCTCCGCCGCCCGCGAACGCCGCCGCCTCGCCGCCGGCTCCGCCGACCACTTCACCGGCCACGGAGCCCGCCAGGTCCTCGACGCCCACCCCGCCCGCATGGCCGACCTGCTCCTCGACCGCAGACGCCGCCACCTGCTGCGCCCCGTCGCCGCCCTCGCCCGCTCCGCGCCCGAGGGGCCCCTCCTCGTCCCCTTCTCCGTCTACTCCGCCGCCCGCCGCCTCGCCCGTACGCCGTACCGCGCGGGCATCGAGGCCGCCGCGGCCCGCCTGCGCGAAGGCGGCGTGGGCGCCGGCGTCGGCGCCGGACCCACCGGGCCGGTCGACGCCTCGCTCGCCGCCCTGACGTGGTCCCGGCCCGGACCCGCGGCGCGCTGGCTCACCGGCGAAGCCCTCGCGGAAGTATCGATCCGTCTCGCCGCCGCCGCGGGCCGCCCACCGCTGTCCCTGCGCCCCGGCGAGGCCCGCGCCCGCGCGGTGCTGGCCCGCCACGCGGCCGACCACCGGGTCTTCGAGCAGGCCGTCGAGGTCCGCAGCCAGCGCCTGCACGCCCCGTTCCTCGACAACCAGGTCGTACGGGCCGCCCGCGCCCTGCCCGAGTCCCTACGGGTGCAACCCGGGGCCCGCGCCGCGATCCTGCGCGGCGTCCTCGCCTCCGCCGGGGTACGGGAACTGCCGCCCGGCTGGGGCGCCACCACCCACACCCCGAACGAGACCGCCACCCGGCTCGGGCTGCGCGCCGCCCTGCCCGAGCTGCTCGCCCTCTTCCACGCCCCGCTGCTCGCCGACGCCGGACTCATCGACACCCGGGCCGTCCGCCAGGCCCTGACCGACGCCGCCGAAGGCCTGCCCGTCCCCCTCGACGGCCTCGCGGAACTCGTCTCGATGGAACTGTGGCTCCGCCGCCTCCTCTCCCGCCGAGGCACCTGCTGGACGGGCACCACCACCCCCCGCCGCCGCGCCTTCCCCCACCCCCCGTCCCACCTCCCCCGCCTGACGGCCCGCTGA
- a CDS encoding transcriptional regulator, giving the protein MTLTGPGGSGKTRLAEHAAADQPESGWLVELARLDHPAAVPGAVLSALGLRENTLVAREKTPAEDPTTLLVEYCAHRRLLLVLDNCEHVIGAAAELAERLLTHCPGVRILATSREPLGVPGEFLRPVEPLPPAPAHRLFADRAAAARPGFTIAEDPSAVAEICARLDGLPLAIELAAARLRLLTPRQIADRLDDRFRLLTGGARTLLPRQQTLRAVVDWSWDLLDTPERAVLTRLSVFAGGCDLPAAEAVCADPSYEVADVLGSLVDKSLVVAEPGPDGMRYRMLETIHEYAAERLAAYAATDPAAARTARRRHRAHYLALAEEAEPKLRSAEQLPWIRRVETELDNLRSALHSTTDESDPDPETARRLALALGWFWWLRNYREEGAEWTARALALTPPDPPEGSTAYWAFVRLQVLRMFLSSESRSFEEFRTPEHIALADRIKETFRHGSPETTRFPGMLWPTTSFLTGDTSDFHANLDISVENCRRHAGDWELGITLMLRTHVAIDLTGGLPTIDADLAELHEIAHRTGDRWTRAQVASAAGEAALSRGRHADARAEYEECLRLAHEVGAHTEAPFAIARIAETYYCEGDYEEAARLLEKADAECELYGGVYDARSFIYLLRSLLALGRGDVEAARGDCTRARGEADRVTPPPQFDAALEVVQALLAAHDHGPEAGLATIAPAFATAVTARCAERVLAGMAETAALLLADAGRAAESVRALAAAGAWRGDDPGRCRSGSS; this is encoded by the coding sequence ATCACCCTCACCGGCCCCGGCGGCTCCGGAAAGACCCGCCTCGCCGAGCACGCGGCCGCCGATCAGCCCGAGTCCGGCTGGCTGGTCGAGCTGGCCCGCCTCGACCACCCCGCCGCCGTCCCGGGCGCCGTCCTCAGCGCGCTCGGCCTGCGCGAGAACACCCTCGTCGCCCGCGAGAAGACCCCGGCCGAGGACCCGACCACCCTCCTCGTCGAGTACTGCGCGCACCGCCGCCTGCTGCTCGTCCTGGACAACTGCGAGCACGTCATCGGCGCCGCCGCCGAGCTCGCCGAACGCCTCCTCACCCACTGCCCCGGCGTGCGGATCCTGGCCACCAGCCGCGAACCCCTGGGCGTTCCCGGGGAGTTCCTGCGCCCCGTCGAACCCCTGCCACCCGCCCCCGCGCACCGCCTCTTCGCCGACCGGGCCGCCGCCGCCCGTCCCGGGTTCACCATCGCCGAGGACCCGTCGGCCGTCGCCGAGATCTGCGCCCGCCTCGACGGGCTGCCGCTGGCCATCGAGCTGGCCGCCGCCCGCCTGCGCCTCCTCACCCCGCGCCAGATCGCCGACCGCCTCGACGACCGCTTCCGGCTCCTGACCGGCGGCGCCCGCACCCTCCTGCCCCGCCAACAGACGCTGCGCGCGGTCGTGGACTGGTCCTGGGACCTCCTCGACACCCCCGAACGCGCCGTCCTCACCCGCCTGTCCGTCTTCGCCGGCGGCTGCGATCTACCGGCCGCCGAGGCCGTCTGCGCCGACCCGTCGTACGAGGTCGCGGACGTCCTCGGCTCCCTCGTGGACAAGTCCCTCGTCGTCGCCGAGCCCGGCCCCGACGGCATGCGCTACCGGATGCTGGAGACCATCCACGAGTACGCCGCCGAGCGCCTCGCCGCGTACGCCGCCACCGACCCGGCCGCCGCCCGCACCGCCCGCCGGCGCCACCGCGCGCACTACCTCGCCCTCGCCGAGGAGGCGGAGCCGAAACTCCGCTCCGCCGAACAGCTCCCGTGGATCCGCCGCGTCGAGACCGAACTCGACAACCTCCGCTCGGCCCTCCACTCCACCACCGACGAGAGCGACCCCGACCCCGAGACCGCCCGGCGCCTGGCCCTCGCCCTCGGCTGGTTCTGGTGGCTGCGCAACTACCGCGAGGAGGGCGCCGAGTGGACCGCCCGCGCGCTCGCCCTCACCCCGCCCGACCCGCCGGAGGGTTCGACCGCGTACTGGGCCTTCGTACGCCTCCAGGTCCTGCGCATGTTCCTGTCCTCCGAGAGCCGCTCCTTCGAGGAGTTCCGGACCCCCGAGCACATCGCCCTCGCCGACCGGATCAAGGAAACCTTTCGCCACGGCTCCCCGGAGACCACCCGCTTCCCCGGCATGCTCTGGCCCACGACCTCCTTCCTCACCGGCGACACCAGCGACTTCCACGCGAACCTCGACATCTCCGTGGAGAACTGCCGCCGCCACGCCGGCGACTGGGAACTCGGCATCACCCTCATGCTCCGCACCCACGTCGCCATCGACCTCACCGGCGGCCTGCCCACCATCGACGCCGACCTCGCCGAGCTGCACGAGATCGCCCACCGCACCGGCGACCGCTGGACGCGCGCCCAGGTCGCCAGCGCCGCCGGCGAGGCAGCCCTCTCCCGCGGCCGCCACGCCGACGCCCGCGCCGAGTACGAGGAATGCCTGCGCCTGGCCCACGAGGTCGGGGCCCACACCGAGGCCCCCTTCGCCATCGCCCGCATCGCGGAGACGTACTACTGCGAGGGCGACTACGAGGAGGCCGCGCGGCTCCTGGAGAAGGCCGACGCCGAGTGCGAGCTGTACGGCGGGGTGTACGACGCCCGCTCCTTCATCTACCTGCTGCGCTCCCTGCTCGCCCTGGGGCGCGGTGACGTCGAGGCGGCCCGAGGCGACTGCACCCGGGCCCGCGGTGAGGCCGACCGCGTCACTCCGCCCCCGCAGTTCGACGCCGCACTGGAGGTCGTACAGGCCCTCCTCGCCGCCCACGACCACGGCCCCGAGGCCGGACTCGCCACCATCGCCCCCGCCTTCGCGACGGCCGTCACCGCCCGCTGCGCCGAGCGCGTCCTCGCCGGGATGGCCGAGACGGCGGCGCTGCTGCTGGCCGACGCGGGCCGCGCGGCCGAGAGCGTACGGGCCCTCGCGGCCGCCGGCGCCTGGCGCGGCGACGACCCCGGTCGGTGCCGGAGCGGGTCGTCGTGA
- a CDS encoding sigma-70 family RNA polymerase sigma factor gives MSVDGQDGAPGGAGGDVGEGTLPARQVPAQREGGGRHAAPGSSGADLPPSDADLIARMRGGDDGAYEELFRRHADAVRRYARTCCRDGHTADDLTAEVFARTLQAVRGGAGPDHSVRAYLLTTVRRVAAAWAKTARREQLVEDFAVFAEQAAMGAEGALSGDDTLELGADVRAMHEAEQSLALQAFRSLPERWQAVLWHTTVEEASPSAIAPLFGLSANATAVLASRAREGLKQAYLQAHVSSALSAGGDCARYADRLGAYARGGLRMRAERGLRKHLEECAQCRLAAGELKDVNAGIPALLPVAVIGWFAAGYAAKAAGVVAGGVAAAGAGGAAAAASGGGVLGAGGTAGVGGAAGAGGAAAAGGAAGAAGAGSAGGAGGAAGGAGGAGGAAVSEGLGLPAKAAIAAGIAVAAAAGVVFALAGDESEPPERALPAPSAVAPLTPKKPASTPPATLPPGDPAPAAPGPVPAKPSAKPSVKPSAKPSAPPASRPAASVSPSKRPPSPTPSRAKPSPPPSPAPAEGFRLASLGHAPLGSHTGPEVETWRSSWVWQRWGLEVGGRRFAQGITVHSRSSVEITLNRQCASFSARAGVDGLSLLTDGRLRFSVYADGQRLWRSEALGYGDLPAAVAVPLTGRKSVRLVVEQVGQGHLPTLASWADAVISCR, from the coding sequence ATGAGCGTTGACGGGCAGGACGGGGCTCCCGGGGGCGCCGGAGGCGACGTGGGGGAGGGCACTTTGCCCGCCCGGCAGGTTCCGGCGCAGCGCGAAGGGGGCGGCCGGCATGCGGCTCCCGGTTCCTCGGGCGCCGATCTGCCGCCGTCCGACGCCGACTTGATCGCCCGGATGCGCGGCGGTGACGACGGCGCGTACGAGGAACTGTTCCGTCGGCACGCCGACGCCGTACGCCGTTACGCGCGCACCTGCTGTCGCGACGGGCACACCGCCGACGACCTGACCGCCGAGGTGTTCGCCCGTACCCTCCAGGCGGTACGGGGCGGCGCGGGACCCGACCACTCGGTGCGGGCCTACCTGTTGACCACCGTGCGCCGGGTGGCCGCCGCGTGGGCGAAGACCGCCAGGCGCGAGCAGTTGGTCGAGGACTTCGCGGTCTTCGCCGAGCAGGCCGCCATGGGCGCGGAGGGCGCGTTGTCGGGCGACGACACGCTGGAACTGGGCGCCGACGTACGGGCGATGCACGAGGCGGAGCAGTCGCTCGCCCTGCAGGCCTTCCGGAGCCTGCCCGAACGGTGGCAGGCCGTGCTGTGGCACACCACGGTCGAGGAGGCTTCGCCGAGTGCGATCGCCCCGCTGTTCGGGCTGAGCGCCAACGCGACGGCGGTACTGGCCAGTCGGGCGCGGGAGGGCCTCAAGCAGGCGTACCTCCAGGCGCACGTGAGTTCCGCGCTGAGCGCGGGCGGCGACTGCGCGCGGTACGCGGACCGACTCGGGGCGTACGCGCGGGGTGGCTTGCGGATGCGGGCGGAGCGGGGGCTGCGCAAGCACCTGGAGGAGTGCGCGCAGTGCCGCCTGGCCGCCGGGGAGCTCAAGGACGTCAACGCCGGGATTCCCGCCCTGCTGCCGGTCGCGGTCATCGGGTGGTTCGCCGCCGGGTACGCCGCCAAGGCGGCCGGGGTGGTGGCCGGTGGGGTCGCCGCCGCCGGGGCGGGTGGTGCTGCCGCCGCCGCGTCGGGGGGCGGGGTGCTGGGTGCGGGGGGTACGGCCGGTGTCGGTGGGGCTGCGGGTGCGGGGGGTGCGGCCGCTGCCGGTGGTGCGGCTGGGGCAGCGGGGGCGGGGAGTGCCGGAGGGGCCGGTGGGGCTGCCGGAGGGGCCGGCGGGGCCGGTGGGGCCGCTGTTTCCGAGGGGCTGGGGCTGCCGGCCAAGGCCGCCATCGCCGCCGGAATAGCGGTGGCCGCCGCTGCCGGGGTGGTGTTCGCCCTGGCCGGGGACGAGTCCGAGCCGCCGGAGCGCGCCCTGCCCGCCCCGAGCGCGGTGGCGCCCCTGACCCCGAAGAAGCCCGCCTCCACCCCGCCCGCGACGCTGCCGCCCGGCGATCCGGCACCGGCGGCGCCCGGACCCGTACCGGCGAAGCCGAGCGCCAAGCCGAGCGTGAAGCCGAGCGCGAAGCCCTCCGCGCCGCCGGCGTCGCGTCCGGCCGCCTCGGTGAGCCCGTCGAAGCGGCCGCCTTCGCCCACCCCGTCGCGGGCGAAGCCGTCGCCGCCGCCTTCGCCCGCGCCGGCGGAGGGGTTCCGGCTGGCGTCGCTCGGGCACGCGCCGTTGGGCTCGCACACCGGTCCCGAGGTGGAGACGTGGCGCAGCAGCTGGGTGTGGCAGCGGTGGGGGTTGGAGGTCGGGGGGCGGCGGTTCGCGCAGGGGATCACCGTCCACTCCCGTTCCTCGGTGGAGATCACCCTCAACCGGCAGTGCGCGAGCTTCTCGGCGCGGGCCGGTGTGGACGGGCTGTCGCTGCTGACCGACGGCCGGCTCCGCTTCTCCGTCTACGCGGACGGGCAGCGGCTGTGGCGCTCCGAGGCGCTCGGGTACGGGGACCTGCCCGCGGCCGTGGCGGTGCCGCTGACCGGACGGAAAAGCGTACGGCTGGTGGTGGAGCAGGTCGGGCAGGGGCACCTGCCGACGCTGGCGAGCTGGGCGGACGCGGTGATCAGCTGCCGCTGA